Proteins encoded by one window of Cydia fagiglandana chromosome Z, ilCydFagi1.1, whole genome shotgun sequence:
- the LOC134678403 gene encoding bifunctional phosphoribosylaminoimidazole carboxylase/phosphoribosylaminoimidazole succinocarboxamide synthetase, with amino-acid sequence MSQPKEVAGYKLGKLIIEGKTKQVFDLPEDPGHCLLVNKDRITAGDGVKAHDLEGKAAISNQTNAKVFEILKAAGIKTAFVKLVSPTAFLSKKCEMVPIEWVTRRLATGSFLKRNEGVPEGFRFTPPKQETFFKDDANHDPQWSEEQIVCANFKINGLTIGQDEVDYMRKCTILVFEILEKAWALRDCALIDMKIEFGVDSEGNILLADVIDSDSWRLWPSGDKRLMVDKQVYRNLTTVTAADLDTVKRNFTWIKDQLDHLRPTIHHKVVVFMGSPADQEHCLKIAKAARELGLDVDLRVTSAHKATEETLRIMQQYEDTHGALVFIAVAGRSNGLGPVLSGNTSYPVINCPPPAERLPQDIWSSLSVPSGLGCATVIYPDSAALMAAQIIGLQDYLVWGRLRAKQLDMAASLRQADKKLRGLKL; translated from the exons TCGCCGGCTACAAGCTAGGAAAGCTGATCATCGAGGGCAAAACGAAGCAGGTGTTCGACCTCCCAGAGGACCCTGGCCACTGCCTGTTGGTCAACAAAGACCGCATCACAGCCGGCGATGGGGTCAAGGCTCACGATCTCGAGGGCAAGGCGGCCATCTCCAACCAGACCAATGCTAAGGTCTTCGAGATACTTAAGGCTGCTG GTATAAAGACTGCCTTCGTCAAGCTAGTCTCACCTACAGCTTTCCTCTCCAAGAAATGCGAGATGGTGCCCATAGAGTGGGTGACCCGCCGCCTGGCCACCGGCTCCTTCCTGAAGAGGAACGAGGGTGTCCCCGAGGGCTTCCGGTTCACGCCGCCGAAGCAGGAGACCTTCTTCAAGGATGACGCTAACCACGACCCTCAGTGGTCTGAGGAGCAGATTGTGTGCGCGAACTTTAAGATTAACGGACTTACTATTG GTCAAGATGAGGTGGATTACATGAGGAAGTGCACCATCCTGGTGTTCGAGATCCTGGAGAAGGCGTGGGCGCTCCGCGACTGCGCTCTTATTGACATGAAGATCGAGTTCGGAGTCGACAGTGAAG GCAACATCCTCTTGGCTGACGTGATCGACTCTGACTCGTGGAGGCTGTGGCCCTCAGGGGACAAGAGACTCATGGTTGACAAACAG GTATACAGAAACCTGACCACCGTCACCGCGGCCGACCTCGACACAGTCAAGCGTAACTTCACCTGGATCAAGGACCAGTTGGACCATTTGAGGCCGACCATCCACCACAAGGTGGTCGTGTTCATGGGCTCGCCCGCAGATCAGGAGCATTGCTTGAAGATCGCCAAAG CGGCGCGCGAGCTCGGCCTCGACGTGGACCTCCGCGTGACCTCCGCCCACAAGGCCACCGAGGAGACCCTCCGCATCATGCAGCAGTACGAGGACACGCACGGAGCGCTGGTGTTCATCGCCGTGGCCGGCCGCTCCAACGGCCTCGGGCCCGTCCTCTCCGGAAACACGTCCTACCCCGTCATCAACTGCCCGCCTCCCGCCGAACGACTACCACAG GACATCTGGTCCTCGCTCTCCGTGCCCTCCGGCCTCGGCTGCGCCACGGTGATCTACCCCGACAGCGCTGCGCTCATGGCCGCACAGATCATCGGCCTCCAGGACTACCTCGTGTGGGGCCGGCTCCGCGCCAAGCAGCTAGACATGGCCGCCAGCCTTCGCCAGGCCGACAAGAAACTGAGAGGCCTAAAGTTGTAA
- the LOC134678267 gene encoding uridine-cytidine kinase isoform X1, which translates to MSAILQGCRFAAHCATSSIKTARKFYTFKKMTDKTVDFTTTNGLESKTPFLIGVAGGTASGKSTVCQRIVEKLGQQHKEQTERRVVCISQDSFYRELTPSERLRAERGQFNFDHPDAFDDKKLLKTLKDILQGKKVEVPIYNYITNSISNRTHTIYPADVVLIEGILVFYFPEVRERFHMKLFVDTDSDTRLARRVPRDIMERGRDLEQVLNQYMNFVKPAFEEFCLPTKKFADVIIPRGADNIVAIDLIVHHIWDIMYKKRSPPRVNGCKPEEETGARRMSGSSEDTLSR; encoded by the exons ATGTCAGCAATACTGCAAGGCTGCCGTTTTGCTGCGCATTGTGCCACTTCTTCAATAAAAACAGCAAGAAAGTTCTATACATTTAAGAAAATGACTGACAAAACGGTAGACTTTACCACTACGAATGGGTTGGAGAGCAAAACTCCGTTCCTGATCGGCGTCGCAGGAGGCACAGCGAGCGGCAAG TCAACAGTATGCCAACGCATAGTAGAAAAGCTTGGGCAGCAACACAAAGAACAAACAGAGAGGCGCGTGGTCTGCATCAGCCAGGACTCGTTCTACCGAGAGCTCACACCCTCCGAGAGGCTCCGCGCCGAGCGGGGGCAGTTCAATTTTGACCACCCTGATGCCTTCGATGACAAGAAGTTGCTGAAGACACTGAAGGATATACTGCAGGGGAAGAAAGTCGAAGTGCCtatatataattacatcactaattcaattag CAACCGGACGCACACAATCTATCCCGCTGACGTGGTGCTCATCGAGGGGATCCTGGTGTTCTACTTCCCCGAGGTCCGAGAACGGTTCCATATGAAGCTGTTTGTTGACACTGACTCCGACACCAGATTGGCGAGGAGAG TTCCTCGGGACATCATGGAGCGAGGCCGGGACCTGGAGCAGGTGTTGAACCAGTACATGAACTTCGTCAAGCCCGCCTTCGAGGAGTTCTGTTTGCCG ACCAAGAAATTCGCTGATGTCATTATTCCCAGAGGCGCTGACAATATCG TGGCTATTGACTTGATAGTGCACCACATATGGGACATTATGTATAAGAAGCGGTCGCCGCCCCGCGTGAACGGGTGCAAGCCCGAAGAGGAGACCGGGGCGAGAAGGATGTCCGGCAGCTCGGAGGACACGCTGAGTCGATAG
- the LOC134678267 gene encoding uridine-cytidine kinase isoform X2, with protein sequence MSAILQGCRFAAHCATSSIKTARKFYTFKKMTDKTVDFTTTNGLESKTPFLIGVAGGTASGKSTVCQRIVEKLGQQHKEQTERRVVCISQDSFYRELTPSERLRAERGQFNFDHPDAFDDKKLLKTLKDILQGKKVEVPIYNYITNSISNRTHTIYPADVVLIEGILVFYFPEVRERFHMKLFVDTDSDTRLARRVPRDIMERGRDLEQVLNQYMNFVKPAFEEFCLPTKKFADVIIPRGADNIVAIDLIVQHISEFLKRNVREHNWLDYPDFCPSVPGSPQRGKSGRPH encoded by the exons ATGTCAGCAATACTGCAAGGCTGCCGTTTTGCTGCGCATTGTGCCACTTCTTCAATAAAAACAGCAAGAAAGTTCTATACATTTAAGAAAATGACTGACAAAACGGTAGACTTTACCACTACGAATGGGTTGGAGAGCAAAACTCCGTTCCTGATCGGCGTCGCAGGAGGCACAGCGAGCGGCAAG TCAACAGTATGCCAACGCATAGTAGAAAAGCTTGGGCAGCAACACAAAGAACAAACAGAGAGGCGCGTGGTCTGCATCAGCCAGGACTCGTTCTACCGAGAGCTCACACCCTCCGAGAGGCTCCGCGCCGAGCGGGGGCAGTTCAATTTTGACCACCCTGATGCCTTCGATGACAAGAAGTTGCTGAAGACACTGAAGGATATACTGCAGGGGAAGAAAGTCGAAGTGCCtatatataattacatcactaattcaattag CAACCGGACGCACACAATCTATCCCGCTGACGTGGTGCTCATCGAGGGGATCCTGGTGTTCTACTTCCCCGAGGTCCGAGAACGGTTCCATATGAAGCTGTTTGTTGACACTGACTCCGACACCAGATTGGCGAGGAGAG TTCCTCGGGACATCATGGAGCGAGGCCGGGACCTGGAGCAGGTGTTGAACCAGTACATGAACTTCGTCAAGCCCGCCTTCGAGGAGTTCTGTTTGCCG ACCAAGAAATTCGCTGATGTCATTATTCCCAGAGGCGCTGACAATATCG TGGCGATCGACCTGATAGTGCAACACATATCGGAATTCCTGAAACGGAACGTCCGGGAGCATAACTGGCTGGATTACCCCGacttctgtccgtctgtcccgGGCAGCCCGCAGCGGGGGAAGAGCGGACGGCCGCACTAA